Proteins encoded within one genomic window of Cyprinus carpio isolate SPL01 chromosome B22, ASM1834038v1, whole genome shotgun sequence:
- the LOC109102519 gene encoding uncharacterized protein LOC109102519 isoform X1, which produces MQAQTLFHQDLFHSFEAMKTTAPGMSVKAFTAMLDQRTKWFGRTGKVNADAFQRSFLQYVYCNSEEDQLLEKEPLVCPACSPETVAVSVDGNRKLYRFQKANQSEEPGFFDGVFLSQDSEVSSFVEEVRGAVKSTAGRAMCGESQWTAARETSKQANKLNEEGVEIAVCRHGFLLKGLNMYRGEIFAYPMFLQKEFQDAAFLAMDVTCRYVPYLEKVSEVLTHLQPLQKIRHCLSVMHAKAHNTKCKILWNARNQEGAGTTLGEEVEQVDSFLSRCALTTKYMSKSVRTDMLTVHAIGWNQRKENGLHIALSSRFKKTVENSLDATESLKKMQDQLHCSDDMLKQWVVDVKQWASSGNAAASSVDARGLQISIEALFVSICQKKHYLYRQNDRNKRHQKITQKIAKEKKSLLDEIQRYNQQPDGDPVDTHSVVQKLSNKAAESMIWPWQEQNTDGVDILAKKKLFDQLMLVLRLTEEKQILVKEMMQRCQYLKDSVAKVQTLLATISDCIKTGSKCYPNGFTEEASKGLISLLKRRLHYLRLKQQTAACTYRGILQPTPQLVEDEGEMEEMDWQRDLSSEDEDDDEDDAEVGTQVTVVIPFDLTCTLT; this is translated from the exons TTTTCCACCAAGATCTGTTCCATTCCTTTGAAGCTATGAAGACAACAGCTCCAGGAATGTCAGTGAAAGCCTTCACAGCAATGTTGGACCAGAGAACAAAGTGGTTTGGAAGA ACTGGCAAAGTGAATGCAGATGCTTTTCAGAGGAGCTTTCTGCAATATGTGTACTGCAACTCTGAAGAGGACCAACTTCTGGAAAAGGAGCCATTAGTCTGTCCAGCCTGTAGTCCTGAAACGGTGGCTGTTTCAGTGGATGGCAACAGAAAACTCTACAGGTTCCAGAAAGCAAACCA GAGTGAAGAGCCAGGGTTTTTTGATGGAGTGTTTTTATCCCAAGACTCTGAGGTGTCCAGTTTTGTTGAGGAAGTCCGGGGGGCTGTCAAGAGT ACGGCAGGAAGAGCAATGTGTGGGGAATCCCAATGGACAGCAGCAAGAGAGACATCAAAGCAGGCCAACAAGTTGAACGAAGAAGGTGTAGAAATTGCTGTGTGCAGGCATGGATTCCTCCTCAAAGG tCTGAATATGTATAGAGGAGAAATCTTTGCATATCCAATGTTTCTCCAAAAAGAGTTCCAGGATGCTGCATTTTTGGCCATGGATGTGACCTGCCGTTATGTGCCATACCTGGAGAAGGTGTCAGAGGTCCTGACTCATCTTCAGCCTCTTCAGAAAATCAGACATTGCTTGTCCGTGATGCATGCCAAAGCCCACAATACAAAATGCAAG ATTCTGTGGAATGCAAGGAACCAAGAAGGTGCCGGAACCACTCTTGGTGAAGAAGTAGAGCAAGTCGATAGTTTTCTCTCCAGATGTGCCCTGACCACAAAGTATATGTCCAAGTCAG TAAGAACTGATATGCTTACTGTCCATGCTATTGGGTGGAATCAACGTAAAGAGAATGGCCTCCACATTGCCTTGTCTTCCAGATTCAAAAAG ACAGTAGAAAACAGCTTAGATGCAACAGAGAGCCTGAAGAAGATGCAGGACCAGTTGCATTGCAGTGATGACATGCTAAAGCAGTGGGTTGTTGATGTCAAGCAGTGGGCCAGTAGCG GAAATGCAGCAGCCAGTTCTGTTGATGCTCGTGGTTTGCAGATCTCCATCGAAGCACTCTTCGTGAGCATTTGTCAGAAGAAGCACTACCTTTATAGACAGAATg ATCGCAACAAAAGGCATCAAAAGATTACTCAGAAGATTGCCAAAGAAAAGAAGAGCTTGCTAGACGAGATCCAGAGATACAACCAACAACCTGATGGTGATCCTGTGGACACACACTCAGTTGTACAGAAACTCTCCAACAAAGCTGCAGAGAGCATGATATGGCCTTGGCAGGAACAGAACACAG ACGGTGTAGACATTCTCGCCAAGAAGAAGCTTTTTGACCAACTAATGCTGGTCTTACGACTGACAGAAGAAAAGCAGATCCTTGTGAAGGAGATGATGCAGCGCTGTCAGTACCTTAAGGACTCCGTTGCAAAGGTCCAGACACTGTTAGCCACCATTTCAGATTGCATAAAAACAGGAAGTAAGT GCTATCCCAATGGATTCACAGAGGAGGCGTCCAAGGGCCTCATCAGTCTACTTAAGAGAAGACTGCATTACCTCAGACTCAAGCAGCAGACTGCAGCATGCACATACAGAGGCATTCTTCAACCAACTCCTCAGCTGGTGGAAGATGAAGGGGAAATGGAGGAAATGGACTGGCAACGTGACCTCAGctctgaggatgaggatgatgatgaagatgatgctGAGGTGGGGACTCAAGTCACAGTTGTAATCCCTTTTGATTTGACTTGTACTTTGACTTGA
- the LOC109102519 gene encoding uncharacterized protein LOC109102519 isoform X2 — MQAQTLFHQDLFHSFEAMKTTAPGMSVKAFTAMLDQRTKWFGRTGKVNADAFQRSFLQYVYCNSEEDQLLEKEPLVCPACSPETVAVSVDGNRKLYRFQKANQSEEPGFFDGVFLSQDSEVSSFVEEVRGAVKSTAGRAMCGESQWTAARETSKQANKLNEEGVEIAVCRHGFLLKGLNMYRGEIFAYPMFLQKEFQDAAFLAMDVTCRYVPYLEKVSEVLTHLQPLQKIRHCLSVMHAKAHNTKCKILWNARNQEGAGTTLGEEVEQVDSFLSRCALTTKYMSKSVRTDMLTVHAIGWNQRKENGLHIALSSRFKKTVENSLDATESLKKMQDQLHCSDDMLKQWVVDVKQWASSGNAAASSVDARGLQISIEALFVSICQKKHYLYRQNDRNKRHQKITQKIAKEKKSLLDEIQRYNQQPDGDPVDTHSVVQKLSNKAAESMIWPWQEQNTDGVDILAKKKLFDQLMLVLRLTEEKQILVKEMMQRCQYLKDSVAKVQTLLATISDCIKTGSYPNGFTEEASKGLISLLKRRLHYLRLKQQTAACTYRGILQPTPQLVEDEGEMEEMDWQRDLSSEDEDDDEDDAEVGTQVTVVIPFDLTCTLT, encoded by the exons TTTTCCACCAAGATCTGTTCCATTCCTTTGAAGCTATGAAGACAACAGCTCCAGGAATGTCAGTGAAAGCCTTCACAGCAATGTTGGACCAGAGAACAAAGTGGTTTGGAAGA ACTGGCAAAGTGAATGCAGATGCTTTTCAGAGGAGCTTTCTGCAATATGTGTACTGCAACTCTGAAGAGGACCAACTTCTGGAAAAGGAGCCATTAGTCTGTCCAGCCTGTAGTCCTGAAACGGTGGCTGTTTCAGTGGATGGCAACAGAAAACTCTACAGGTTCCAGAAAGCAAACCA GAGTGAAGAGCCAGGGTTTTTTGATGGAGTGTTTTTATCCCAAGACTCTGAGGTGTCCAGTTTTGTTGAGGAAGTCCGGGGGGCTGTCAAGAGT ACGGCAGGAAGAGCAATGTGTGGGGAATCCCAATGGACAGCAGCAAGAGAGACATCAAAGCAGGCCAACAAGTTGAACGAAGAAGGTGTAGAAATTGCTGTGTGCAGGCATGGATTCCTCCTCAAAGG tCTGAATATGTATAGAGGAGAAATCTTTGCATATCCAATGTTTCTCCAAAAAGAGTTCCAGGATGCTGCATTTTTGGCCATGGATGTGACCTGCCGTTATGTGCCATACCTGGAGAAGGTGTCAGAGGTCCTGACTCATCTTCAGCCTCTTCAGAAAATCAGACATTGCTTGTCCGTGATGCATGCCAAAGCCCACAATACAAAATGCAAG ATTCTGTGGAATGCAAGGAACCAAGAAGGTGCCGGAACCACTCTTGGTGAAGAAGTAGAGCAAGTCGATAGTTTTCTCTCCAGATGTGCCCTGACCACAAAGTATATGTCCAAGTCAG TAAGAACTGATATGCTTACTGTCCATGCTATTGGGTGGAATCAACGTAAAGAGAATGGCCTCCACATTGCCTTGTCTTCCAGATTCAAAAAG ACAGTAGAAAACAGCTTAGATGCAACAGAGAGCCTGAAGAAGATGCAGGACCAGTTGCATTGCAGTGATGACATGCTAAAGCAGTGGGTTGTTGATGTCAAGCAGTGGGCCAGTAGCG GAAATGCAGCAGCCAGTTCTGTTGATGCTCGTGGTTTGCAGATCTCCATCGAAGCACTCTTCGTGAGCATTTGTCAGAAGAAGCACTACCTTTATAGACAGAATg ATCGCAACAAAAGGCATCAAAAGATTACTCAGAAGATTGCCAAAGAAAAGAAGAGCTTGCTAGACGAGATCCAGAGATACAACCAACAACCTGATGGTGATCCTGTGGACACACACTCAGTTGTACAGAAACTCTCCAACAAAGCTGCAGAGAGCATGATATGGCCTTGGCAGGAACAGAACACAG ACGGTGTAGACATTCTCGCCAAGAAGAAGCTTTTTGACCAACTAATGCTGGTCTTACGACTGACAGAAGAAAAGCAGATCCTTGTGAAGGAGATGATGCAGCGCTGTCAGTACCTTAAGGACTCCGTTGCAAAGGTCCAGACACTGTTAGCCACCATTTCAGATTGCATAAAAACAGGAA GCTATCCCAATGGATTCACAGAGGAGGCGTCCAAGGGCCTCATCAGTCTACTTAAGAGAAGACTGCATTACCTCAGACTCAAGCAGCAGACTGCAGCATGCACATACAGAGGCATTCTTCAACCAACTCCTCAGCTGGTGGAAGATGAAGGGGAAATGGAGGAAATGGACTGGCAACGTGACCTCAGctctgaggatgaggatgatgatgaagatgatgctGAGGTGGGGACTCAAGTCACAGTTGTAATCCCTTTTGATTTGACTTGTACTTTGACTTGA
- the LOC109102519 gene encoding uncharacterized protein LOC109102519 isoform X3, translating into MQAQTLFHQDLFHSFEAMKTTAPGMSVKAFTAMLDQRTKWFGRTGKVNADAFQRSFLQYVYCNSEEDQLLEKEPLVCPACSPETVAVSVDGNRKLYRFQKANQSEEPGFFDGVFLSQDSEVSSFVEEVRGAVKSTAGRAMCGESQWTAARETSKQANKLNEEGVEIAVCRHGFLLKEFQDAAFLAMDVTCRYVPYLEKVSEVLTHLQPLQKIRHCLSVMHAKAHNTKCKILWNARNQEGAGTTLGEEVEQVDSFLSRCALTTKYMSKSVRTDMLTVHAIGWNQRKENGLHIALSSRFKKTVENSLDATESLKKMQDQLHCSDDMLKQWVVDVKQWASSGNAAASSVDARGLQISIEALFVSICQKKHYLYRQNDRNKRHQKITQKIAKEKKSLLDEIQRYNQQPDGDPVDTHSVVQKLSNKAAESMIWPWQEQNTDGVDILAKKKLFDQLMLVLRLTEEKQILVKEMMQRCQYLKDSVAKVQTLLATISDCIKTGSKCYPNGFTEEASKGLISLLKRRLHYLRLKQQTAACTYRGILQPTPQLVEDEGEMEEMDWQRDLSSEDEDDDEDDAEVGTQVTVVIPFDLTCTLT; encoded by the exons TTTTCCACCAAGATCTGTTCCATTCCTTTGAAGCTATGAAGACAACAGCTCCAGGAATGTCAGTGAAAGCCTTCACAGCAATGTTGGACCAGAGAACAAAGTGGTTTGGAAGA ACTGGCAAAGTGAATGCAGATGCTTTTCAGAGGAGCTTTCTGCAATATGTGTACTGCAACTCTGAAGAGGACCAACTTCTGGAAAAGGAGCCATTAGTCTGTCCAGCCTGTAGTCCTGAAACGGTGGCTGTTTCAGTGGATGGCAACAGAAAACTCTACAGGTTCCAGAAAGCAAACCA GAGTGAAGAGCCAGGGTTTTTTGATGGAGTGTTTTTATCCCAAGACTCTGAGGTGTCCAGTTTTGTTGAGGAAGTCCGGGGGGCTGTCAAGAGT ACGGCAGGAAGAGCAATGTGTGGGGAATCCCAATGGACAGCAGCAAGAGAGACATCAAAGCAGGCCAACAAGTTGAACGAAGAAGGTGTAGAAATTGCTGTGTGCAGGCATGGATTCCTCCTCAAAG AGTTCCAGGATGCTGCATTTTTGGCCATGGATGTGACCTGCCGTTATGTGCCATACCTGGAGAAGGTGTCAGAGGTCCTGACTCATCTTCAGCCTCTTCAGAAAATCAGACATTGCTTGTCCGTGATGCATGCCAAAGCCCACAATACAAAATGCAAG ATTCTGTGGAATGCAAGGAACCAAGAAGGTGCCGGAACCACTCTTGGTGAAGAAGTAGAGCAAGTCGATAGTTTTCTCTCCAGATGTGCCCTGACCACAAAGTATATGTCCAAGTCAG TAAGAACTGATATGCTTACTGTCCATGCTATTGGGTGGAATCAACGTAAAGAGAATGGCCTCCACATTGCCTTGTCTTCCAGATTCAAAAAG ACAGTAGAAAACAGCTTAGATGCAACAGAGAGCCTGAAGAAGATGCAGGACCAGTTGCATTGCAGTGATGACATGCTAAAGCAGTGGGTTGTTGATGTCAAGCAGTGGGCCAGTAGCG GAAATGCAGCAGCCAGTTCTGTTGATGCTCGTGGTTTGCAGATCTCCATCGAAGCACTCTTCGTGAGCATTTGTCAGAAGAAGCACTACCTTTATAGACAGAATg ATCGCAACAAAAGGCATCAAAAGATTACTCAGAAGATTGCCAAAGAAAAGAAGAGCTTGCTAGACGAGATCCAGAGATACAACCAACAACCTGATGGTGATCCTGTGGACACACACTCAGTTGTACAGAAACTCTCCAACAAAGCTGCAGAGAGCATGATATGGCCTTGGCAGGAACAGAACACAG ACGGTGTAGACATTCTCGCCAAGAAGAAGCTTTTTGACCAACTAATGCTGGTCTTACGACTGACAGAAGAAAAGCAGATCCTTGTGAAGGAGATGATGCAGCGCTGTCAGTACCTTAAGGACTCCGTTGCAAAGGTCCAGACACTGTTAGCCACCATTTCAGATTGCATAAAAACAGGAAGTAAGT GCTATCCCAATGGATTCACAGAGGAGGCGTCCAAGGGCCTCATCAGTCTACTTAAGAGAAGACTGCATTACCTCAGACTCAAGCAGCAGACTGCAGCATGCACATACAGAGGCATTCTTCAACCAACTCCTCAGCTGGTGGAAGATGAAGGGGAAATGGAGGAAATGGACTGGCAACGTGACCTCAGctctgaggatgaggatgatgatgaagatgatgctGAGGTGGGGACTCAAGTCACAGTTGTAATCCCTTTTGATTTGACTTGTACTTTGACTTGA
- the LOC109102519 gene encoding uncharacterized protein LOC109102519 isoform X6 encodes MSEEPGFFDGVFLSQDSEVSSFVEEVRGAVKSTAGRAMCGESQWTAARETSKQANKLNEEGVEIAVCRHGFLLKGLNMYRGEIFAYPMFLQKEFQDAAFLAMDVTCRYVPYLEKVSEVLTHLQPLQKIRHCLSVMHAKAHNTKCKILWNARNQEGAGTTLGEEVEQVDSFLSRCALTTKYMSKSVRTDMLTVHAIGWNQRKENGLHIALSSRFKKTVENSLDATESLKKMQDQLHCSDDMLKQWVVDVKQWASSGNAAASSVDARGLQISIEALFVSICQKKHYLYRQNDRNKRHQKITQKIAKEKKSLLDEIQRYNQQPDGDPVDTHSVVQKLSNKAAESMIWPWQEQNTDGVDILAKKKLFDQLMLVLRLTEEKQILVKEMMQRCQYLKDSVAKVQTLLATISDCIKTGSKCYPNGFTEEASKGLISLLKRRLHYLRLKQQTAACTYRGILQPTPQLVEDEGEMEEMDWQRDLSSEDEDDDEDDAEVGTQVTVVIPFDLTCTLT; translated from the exons AT GAGTGAAGAGCCAGGGTTTTTTGATGGAGTGTTTTTATCCCAAGACTCTGAGGTGTCCAGTTTTGTTGAGGAAGTCCGGGGGGCTGTCAAGAGT ACGGCAGGAAGAGCAATGTGTGGGGAATCCCAATGGACAGCAGCAAGAGAGACATCAAAGCAGGCCAACAAGTTGAACGAAGAAGGTGTAGAAATTGCTGTGTGCAGGCATGGATTCCTCCTCAAAGG tCTGAATATGTATAGAGGAGAAATCTTTGCATATCCAATGTTTCTCCAAAAAGAGTTCCAGGATGCTGCATTTTTGGCCATGGATGTGACCTGCCGTTATGTGCCATACCTGGAGAAGGTGTCAGAGGTCCTGACTCATCTTCAGCCTCTTCAGAAAATCAGACATTGCTTGTCCGTGATGCATGCCAAAGCCCACAATACAAAATGCAAG ATTCTGTGGAATGCAAGGAACCAAGAAGGTGCCGGAACCACTCTTGGTGAAGAAGTAGAGCAAGTCGATAGTTTTCTCTCCAGATGTGCCCTGACCACAAAGTATATGTCCAAGTCAG TAAGAACTGATATGCTTACTGTCCATGCTATTGGGTGGAATCAACGTAAAGAGAATGGCCTCCACATTGCCTTGTCTTCCAGATTCAAAAAG ACAGTAGAAAACAGCTTAGATGCAACAGAGAGCCTGAAGAAGATGCAGGACCAGTTGCATTGCAGTGATGACATGCTAAAGCAGTGGGTTGTTGATGTCAAGCAGTGGGCCAGTAGCG GAAATGCAGCAGCCAGTTCTGTTGATGCTCGTGGTTTGCAGATCTCCATCGAAGCACTCTTCGTGAGCATTTGTCAGAAGAAGCACTACCTTTATAGACAGAATg ATCGCAACAAAAGGCATCAAAAGATTACTCAGAAGATTGCCAAAGAAAAGAAGAGCTTGCTAGACGAGATCCAGAGATACAACCAACAACCTGATGGTGATCCTGTGGACACACACTCAGTTGTACAGAAACTCTCCAACAAAGCTGCAGAGAGCATGATATGGCCTTGGCAGGAACAGAACACAG ACGGTGTAGACATTCTCGCCAAGAAGAAGCTTTTTGACCAACTAATGCTGGTCTTACGACTGACAGAAGAAAAGCAGATCCTTGTGAAGGAGATGATGCAGCGCTGTCAGTACCTTAAGGACTCCGTTGCAAAGGTCCAGACACTGTTAGCCACCATTTCAGATTGCATAAAAACAGGAAGTAAGT GCTATCCCAATGGATTCACAGAGGAGGCGTCCAAGGGCCTCATCAGTCTACTTAAGAGAAGACTGCATTACCTCAGACTCAAGCAGCAGACTGCAGCATGCACATACAGAGGCATTCTTCAACCAACTCCTCAGCTGGTGGAAGATGAAGGGGAAATGGAGGAAATGGACTGGCAACGTGACCTCAGctctgaggatgaggatgatgatgaagatgatgctGAGGTGGGGACTCAAGTCACAGTTGTAATCCCTTTTGATTTGACTTGTACTTTGACTTGA
- the LOC109102519 gene encoding uncharacterized protein LOC109102519 isoform X4, whose amino-acid sequence MQAQTLFHQDLFHSFEAMKTTAPGMSVKAFTAMLDQRTKWFGRTGKVNADAFQRSFLQYVYCNSEEDQLLEKEPLVCPACSPETVAVSVDGNRKLYRFQKANQSEEPGFFDGVFLSQDSEVSSFVEEVRGAVKSTAGRAMCGESQWTAARETSKQANKLNEEGVEIAVCRHGFLLKGLNMYRGEIFAYPMFLQKEFQDAAFLAMDVTCRYVPYLEKVSEVLTHLQPLQKIRHCLSVMHAKAHNTKCKILWNARNQEGAGTTLGEEVEQVDSFLSRCALTTKYMSKSVRTDMLTVHAIGWNQRKENGLHIALSSRFKKTVENSLDATESLKKMQDQLHCSDDMLKQWVVDVKQWASSGNAAASSVDARGLQISIEALFVSICQKKHYLYRQNDRNKRHQKITQKIAKEKKSLLDEIQRYNQQPDGDPVDTHSVVQKLSNKAAESMIWPWQEQNTEEKQILVKEMMQRCQYLKDSVAKVQTLLATISDCIKTGSYPNGFTEEASKGLISLLKRRLHYLRLKQQTAACTYRGILQPTPQLVEDEGEMEEMDWQRDLSSEDEDDDEDDAEVGTQVTVVIPFDLTCTLT is encoded by the exons TTTTCCACCAAGATCTGTTCCATTCCTTTGAAGCTATGAAGACAACAGCTCCAGGAATGTCAGTGAAAGCCTTCACAGCAATGTTGGACCAGAGAACAAAGTGGTTTGGAAGA ACTGGCAAAGTGAATGCAGATGCTTTTCAGAGGAGCTTTCTGCAATATGTGTACTGCAACTCTGAAGAGGACCAACTTCTGGAAAAGGAGCCATTAGTCTGTCCAGCCTGTAGTCCTGAAACGGTGGCTGTTTCAGTGGATGGCAACAGAAAACTCTACAGGTTCCAGAAAGCAAACCA GAGTGAAGAGCCAGGGTTTTTTGATGGAGTGTTTTTATCCCAAGACTCTGAGGTGTCCAGTTTTGTTGAGGAAGTCCGGGGGGCTGTCAAGAGT ACGGCAGGAAGAGCAATGTGTGGGGAATCCCAATGGACAGCAGCAAGAGAGACATCAAAGCAGGCCAACAAGTTGAACGAAGAAGGTGTAGAAATTGCTGTGTGCAGGCATGGATTCCTCCTCAAAGG tCTGAATATGTATAGAGGAGAAATCTTTGCATATCCAATGTTTCTCCAAAAAGAGTTCCAGGATGCTGCATTTTTGGCCATGGATGTGACCTGCCGTTATGTGCCATACCTGGAGAAGGTGTCAGAGGTCCTGACTCATCTTCAGCCTCTTCAGAAAATCAGACATTGCTTGTCCGTGATGCATGCCAAAGCCCACAATACAAAATGCAAG ATTCTGTGGAATGCAAGGAACCAAGAAGGTGCCGGAACCACTCTTGGTGAAGAAGTAGAGCAAGTCGATAGTTTTCTCTCCAGATGTGCCCTGACCACAAAGTATATGTCCAAGTCAG TAAGAACTGATATGCTTACTGTCCATGCTATTGGGTGGAATCAACGTAAAGAGAATGGCCTCCACATTGCCTTGTCTTCCAGATTCAAAAAG ACAGTAGAAAACAGCTTAGATGCAACAGAGAGCCTGAAGAAGATGCAGGACCAGTTGCATTGCAGTGATGACATGCTAAAGCAGTGGGTTGTTGATGTCAAGCAGTGGGCCAGTAGCG GAAATGCAGCAGCCAGTTCTGTTGATGCTCGTGGTTTGCAGATCTCCATCGAAGCACTCTTCGTGAGCATTTGTCAGAAGAAGCACTACCTTTATAGACAGAATg ATCGCAACAAAAGGCATCAAAAGATTACTCAGAAGATTGCCAAAGAAAAGAAGAGCTTGCTAGACGAGATCCAGAGATACAACCAACAACCTGATGGTGATCCTGTGGACACACACTCAGTTGTACAGAAACTCTCCAACAAAGCTGCAGAGAGCATGATATGGCCTTGGCAGGAACAGAACACAG AAGAAAAGCAGATCCTTGTGAAGGAGATGATGCAGCGCTGTCAGTACCTTAAGGACTCCGTTGCAAAGGTCCAGACACTGTTAGCCACCATTTCAGATTGCATAAAAACAGGAA GCTATCCCAATGGATTCACAGAGGAGGCGTCCAAGGGCCTCATCAGTCTACTTAAGAGAAGACTGCATTACCTCAGACTCAAGCAGCAGACTGCAGCATGCACATACAGAGGCATTCTTCAACCAACTCCTCAGCTGGTGGAAGATGAAGGGGAAATGGAGGAAATGGACTGGCAACGTGACCTCAGctctgaggatgaggatgatgatgaagatgatgctGAGGTGGGGACTCAAGTCACAGTTGTAATCCCTTTTGATTTGACTTGTACTTTGACTTGA
- the LOC109102519 gene encoding uncharacterized protein LOC109102519 isoform X5, whose translation MQAQTLFHQDLFHSFEAMKTTAPGMSVKAFTAMLDQRTKWFGRTGKVNADAFQRSFLQYVYCNSEEDQLLEKEPLVCPACSPETVAVSVDGNRKLYRFQKANQSEEPGFFDGVFLSQDSEVSSFVEEVRGAVKSTAGRAMCGESQWTAARETSKQANKLNEEGVEIAVCRHGFLLKGLNMYRGEIFAYPMFLQKEFQDAAFLAMDVTCRYVPYLEKVSEVLTHLQPLQKIRHCLSVMHAKAHNTKCKILWNARNQEGAGTTLGEEVEQVDSFLSRCALTTKYMSKSVRTDMLTVHAIGWNQRKENGLHIALSSRFKKTVENSLDATESLKKMQDQLHCSDDMLKQWVVDVKQWASSGNAAASSVDARGLQISIEALFVSICQKKHYLYRQNDRNKRHQKITQKIAKEKKSLLDEIQRYNQQPDGDPVDTHSVVQKLSNKAAESMIWPWQEQNTDGVDILAKKKLSAIPMDSQRRRPRASSVYLREDCITSDSSSRLQHAHTEAFFNQLLSWWKMKGKWRKWTGNVTSALRMRMMMKMMLRWGLKSQL comes from the exons TTTTCCACCAAGATCTGTTCCATTCCTTTGAAGCTATGAAGACAACAGCTCCAGGAATGTCAGTGAAAGCCTTCACAGCAATGTTGGACCAGAGAACAAAGTGGTTTGGAAGA ACTGGCAAAGTGAATGCAGATGCTTTTCAGAGGAGCTTTCTGCAATATGTGTACTGCAACTCTGAAGAGGACCAACTTCTGGAAAAGGAGCCATTAGTCTGTCCAGCCTGTAGTCCTGAAACGGTGGCTGTTTCAGTGGATGGCAACAGAAAACTCTACAGGTTCCAGAAAGCAAACCA GAGTGAAGAGCCAGGGTTTTTTGATGGAGTGTTTTTATCCCAAGACTCTGAGGTGTCCAGTTTTGTTGAGGAAGTCCGGGGGGCTGTCAAGAGT ACGGCAGGAAGAGCAATGTGTGGGGAATCCCAATGGACAGCAGCAAGAGAGACATCAAAGCAGGCCAACAAGTTGAACGAAGAAGGTGTAGAAATTGCTGTGTGCAGGCATGGATTCCTCCTCAAAGG tCTGAATATGTATAGAGGAGAAATCTTTGCATATCCAATGTTTCTCCAAAAAGAGTTCCAGGATGCTGCATTTTTGGCCATGGATGTGACCTGCCGTTATGTGCCATACCTGGAGAAGGTGTCAGAGGTCCTGACTCATCTTCAGCCTCTTCAGAAAATCAGACATTGCTTGTCCGTGATGCATGCCAAAGCCCACAATACAAAATGCAAG ATTCTGTGGAATGCAAGGAACCAAGAAGGTGCCGGAACCACTCTTGGTGAAGAAGTAGAGCAAGTCGATAGTTTTCTCTCCAGATGTGCCCTGACCACAAAGTATATGTCCAAGTCAG TAAGAACTGATATGCTTACTGTCCATGCTATTGGGTGGAATCAACGTAAAGAGAATGGCCTCCACATTGCCTTGTCTTCCAGATTCAAAAAG ACAGTAGAAAACAGCTTAGATGCAACAGAGAGCCTGAAGAAGATGCAGGACCAGTTGCATTGCAGTGATGACATGCTAAAGCAGTGGGTTGTTGATGTCAAGCAGTGGGCCAGTAGCG GAAATGCAGCAGCCAGTTCTGTTGATGCTCGTGGTTTGCAGATCTCCATCGAAGCACTCTTCGTGAGCATTTGTCAGAAGAAGCACTACCTTTATAGACAGAATg ATCGCAACAAAAGGCATCAAAAGATTACTCAGAAGATTGCCAAAGAAAAGAAGAGCTTGCTAGACGAGATCCAGAGATACAACCAACAACCTGATGGTGATCCTGTGGACACACACTCAGTTGTACAGAAACTCTCCAACAAAGCTGCAGAGAGCATGATATGGCCTTGGCAGGAACAGAACACAG ACGGTGTAGACATTCTCGCCAAGAAGAAGC TAAGT GCTATCCCAATGGATTCACAGAGGAGGCGTCCAAGGGCCTCATCAGTCTACTTAAGAGAAGACTGCATTACCTCAGACTCAAGCAGCAGACTGCAGCATGCACATACAGAGGCATTCTTCAACCAACTCCTCAGCTGGTGGAAGATGAAGGGGAAATGGAGGAAATGGACTGGCAACGTGACCTCAGctctgaggatgaggatgatgatgaagatgatgctGAGGTGGGGACTCAAGTCACAGTTGTAA